Proteins from a single region of Verrucosispora sp. NA02020:
- a CDS encoding FtsX-like permease family protein, giving the protein MRFAWRRARGTRGLLLAAAGAALVATLALTGLAAYNRDVVDSGTRNVLAEATAAERSLLVRASAGRTADALRDRDAALRAQVDTDLGGLPAQVTAAGYAAGRQLRGDTGNAVADRTGTTYASVMFLDDLPAHARLAAGTWPQAGADPVQTALAEAAARTLRVDVGDRVPITDGLTGQITEVTVTGLFTPLDPDAAYWRLAPETATGALPQSATYGPMTVAREDFVTHFLPNASAGWLVEPDLTAVGPAALDQVAEAAGRITTSTPAEAGLGESAMATSDLATLVRRLQQATLVGRSALVTPMLLVVVLGGYALLLVAVLLTEHRRGETALLRARGAARRQLAGLTAREATLVVLPAAVLAPLLAGQVLGLAGRLPWLSAVSLRPDVVPGATVWLVAGAAAAGCALAMIGPSLRRGDSYVADLASRSRPRRRGMVQRAGLDVLLVGLALLAWYQLSRYSSPLSRSRGGDLGVDPLLAAAPTLGVLAGAVLALRLLPPLVRLAERWVDRKPWTAVMLGTWQAGRRPHAGPVLLLALAVAVGTLAWSLAGTSRRSLDDQAAHLVGADLRLTEVNGAAAAERADRLAGLPGVQVPLPAWRDTVRLGPAAAPATMLAVDADAAGPVVRLRADLAGGSTADLLDTLTAGRVEAPGTVLPAGTRRLTGQVSTRIADTETNSPVRHHVVLLDPHGTHRRLALGSGDRDGTPLRFAVDLPTGPGPWRLAGFATETLGAPRMSLDWRLSDLRASPDGSPGTPVVLTGDGAWHLVDRTGAATGSTASDAGLTARYARDVPGGWFARSTPVQLAVARTAAPTRVPVVATTAALDALRLDVGAQTRLFLGGAEVDVVVVDAVAALPGDTEAAALLVDLPSLGARLFHDHGLVRSPQEWWLAVRPGATESVAEAAVALGGLTVLAREDVAAELARDPFGVGARGALFAAALAAVLLAAVGVAVDVSATARRRATELAVLHTLGAGQRLVARSLLAEQAFLAGMGVLVGLLVGVGVAATMAPLVILTPSAERPHPPPLLSVDWPPVLATGVGLLALALAFSAAVSTGMRRRLTVTDGATR; this is encoded by the coding sequence ATGAGGTTCGCGTGGCGGCGTGCCCGGGGCACGAGGGGCCTGCTGCTCGCCGCGGCCGGAGCGGCACTGGTGGCGACCCTCGCCCTGACCGGCCTGGCCGCCTACAACCGGGACGTGGTCGACTCGGGCACCCGCAACGTGCTCGCCGAGGCCACCGCGGCGGAACGGTCGCTGCTGGTCCGGGCCTCCGCCGGCCGCACCGCCGACGCGCTGCGCGACCGCGACGCCGCACTGCGCGCCCAGGTCGACACCGACCTGGGCGGGTTGCCCGCGCAGGTCACCGCCGCCGGGTACGCGGCCGGACGGCAGTTGCGCGGCGACACCGGGAACGCCGTCGCCGACCGCACCGGCACCACGTACGCGTCGGTGATGTTCCTCGACGACCTGCCCGCGCACGCCCGGCTGGCCGCCGGGACCTGGCCGCAGGCCGGAGCGGACCCGGTGCAGACCGCCCTCGCCGAGGCGGCGGCCCGCACCCTCCGGGTCGACGTCGGTGACCGCGTCCCGATCACCGACGGGCTCACCGGACAGATCACCGAGGTGACCGTCACCGGGCTGTTCACGCCGCTGGACCCGGACGCCGCGTACTGGCGGCTGGCACCCGAGACTGCCACCGGCGCGTTGCCGCAGTCGGCCACGTACGGGCCGATGACGGTGGCGCGCGAGGACTTCGTCACCCACTTCCTGCCCAACGCCTCCGCCGGCTGGCTGGTCGAACCCGACCTGACCGCGGTCGGCCCCGCCGCCCTGGACCAGGTGGCCGAGGCCGCCGGCCGGATCACCACCAGCACTCCGGCCGAGGCCGGACTGGGCGAGTCGGCGATGGCCACCAGCGACCTCGCCACCCTGGTACGCCGGCTGCAACAGGCCACCCTCGTCGGCCGGTCGGCGTTGGTCACCCCGATGCTGCTGGTGGTGGTACTCGGCGGGTACGCGTTGCTGCTCGTCGCCGTGCTGCTCACCGAGCACCGCCGGGGCGAGACCGCGCTGCTGCGGGCCCGGGGTGCCGCCCGGCGGCAACTGGCCGGGCTGACCGCCCGGGAGGCCACCCTGGTCGTGCTGCCGGCTGCGGTGCTCGCGCCGCTGCTCGCCGGGCAGGTGCTCGGGCTCGCCGGCCGCCTGCCGTGGCTCAGCGCGGTGTCGCTGCGGCCGGACGTCGTGCCCGGCGCGACGGTGTGGTTGGTCGCCGGGGCGGCAGCGGCCGGCTGCGCGCTGGCGATGATCGGGCCGAGCCTGCGCCGGGGCGACAGCTACGTCGCCGACCTGGCCAGCCGGTCCCGGCCCCGCCGTCGCGGCATGGTGCAGCGGGCCGGCCTGGACGTGCTGCTGGTCGGGCTGGCCCTGCTCGCCTGGTATCAGCTCAGCCGCTACTCCTCACCGTTGTCCCGGTCCCGGGGCGGTGACCTGGGGGTGGATCCGCTGCTGGCCGCCGCACCCACGCTCGGGGTCCTGGCCGGCGCGGTGCTGGCGCTGCGTCTGCTGCCGCCGCTGGTCCGGCTCGCCGAACGGTGGGTGGACCGCAAACCGTGGACCGCCGTCATGCTCGGCACCTGGCAGGCCGGGCGACGGCCGCACGCCGGCCCGGTGCTGCTGCTGGCCCTCGCCGTCGCGGTCGGCACCCTCGCCTGGTCCCTGGCCGGCACCTCCCGCCGGTCGCTGGACGACCAGGCAGCGCACCTGGTCGGCGCCGATCTGCGCCTCACCGAGGTCAACGGCGCAGCCGCCGCCGAGCGGGCCGACCGACTCGCCGGGCTGCCGGGCGTGCAGGTGCCGCTGCCGGCCTGGCGCGACACGGTACGACTCGGGCCGGCCGCCGCCCCGGCCACCATGCTGGCGGTCGACGCCGACGCCGCCGGCCCGGTGGTGCGGCTGCGGGCCGACCTGGCCGGCGGCTCCACCGCCGACCTGCTCGACACGCTCACCGCCGGCCGGGTCGAGGCTCCCGGCACGGTGCTGCCGGCGGGCACCCGGCGGTTGACCGGCCAGGTGAGCACCCGGATCGCCGACACCGAGACGAACTCCCCGGTGCGCCACCACGTGGTGCTGCTCGACCCGCACGGCACGCACCGCAGGCTGGCACTGGGCTCCGGCGACCGGGACGGCACGCCGCTGCGGTTCGCCGTCGACCTGCCGACCGGTCCCGGCCCGTGGCGGTTGGCCGGTTTCGCCACGGAGACCCTCGGGGCGCCACGGATGAGCCTCGACTGGCGGCTGTCCGACCTGCGGGCCAGCCCGGACGGATCCCCCGGCACCCCGGTCGTGCTGACCGGGGACGGCGCCTGGCACCTGGTCGACCGGACTGGTGCCGCCACCGGGTCGACCGCCTCCGACGCCGGACTGACCGCCCGTTACGCGCGGGACGTGCCGGGCGGCTGGTTCGCCCGCAGTACGCCGGTGCAACTGGCCGTGGCACGCACCGCCGCCCCGACCCGGGTGCCGGTGGTGGCCACCACGGCGGCCCTCGACGCGTTGCGCCTGGACGTGGGTGCGCAGACCCGGCTGTTCCTGGGCGGGGCCGAGGTGGACGTGGTGGTCGTCGACGCCGTGGCGGCGCTGCCCGGTGACACCGAGGCCGCCGCGTTGCTGGTGGACCTGCCCTCACTGGGTGCCCGGCTCTTCCACGACCACGGTCTCGTCCGGTCACCGCAGGAGTGGTGGCTGGCGGTAAGGCCCGGTGCGACGGAGAGCGTGGCCGAGGCCGCCGTCGCGCTCGGCGGCCTGACCGTGCTGGCCCGCGAGGACGTCGCCGCCGAGTTGGCCCGCGACCCGTTCGGGGTGGGCGCGCGAGGTGCCCTCTTCGCCGCCGCGCTGGCCGCGGTGCTGCTGGCCGCCGTGGGCGTGGCCGTGGACGTCAGCGCCACCGCGCGGCGGCGGGCCACCGAACTGGCGGTGCTGCACACCCTCGGCGCCGGTCAGCGCCTGGTGGCCCGCTCCCTGCTGGCCGAGCAGGCCTTCCTTGCCGGGATGGGGGTGCTGGTCGGCCTGCTGGTGGGCGTCGGGGTGGCCGCGACCATGGCACCCCTGGTCATCCTGACCCCGTCCGCCGAACGCCCCCATCCACCACCGCTGCTGAGCGTCGACTGGCCACCGGTGCTCGCCACCGGCGTGGGCCTGCTCGCCCTGGCACTGGCGTTCAGCGCCGCCGTCTCCACCGGCATGCGCCGTCGCCTGACCGTCACGGACGGAGCGACCCGATGA
- a CDS encoding thymidine kinase, translated as MAGPGDPSAGCVAARGVDGRPAHAAALRFYWGPMDCGKSTMALQMNYNHSRQGRRGLVTTRIDRSLGPQVTTRIGLAHEAIEVTDALDLRALVRDAWADGVRVDYLICDEASFYSVEHVEQMADLVDSYDVDVYAFGLATDFRSCLFPAARRLFELADSVARIQVEVLCWCGREGLLNARVAGGRIVREGEQVVIGDTVDDADVRYQVLCRRHHRNGDLGPRATACADS; from the coding sequence ATGGCCGGTCCGGGCGATCCGTCGGCCGGGTGCGTGGCCGCCCGTGGCGTCGACGGGCGGCCGGCACACGCCGCCGCGCTGCGCTTCTACTGGGGTCCGATGGACTGCGGCAAGTCCACGATGGCGTTGCAGATGAACTACAACCACTCCCGGCAGGGCCGCCGGGGACTGGTCACCACCCGCATCGACCGTTCCCTGGGCCCGCAGGTCACCACCCGCATCGGGCTGGCGCACGAGGCGATCGAGGTCACCGATGCGCTCGACCTGCGCGCCCTGGTCCGCGACGCCTGGGCCGACGGGGTACGGGTGGACTACCTGATCTGCGACGAGGCCAGCTTCTACTCCGTCGAGCACGTCGAGCAGATGGCCGACCTGGTCGACAGCTACGACGTCGACGTGTACGCCTTCGGACTGGCCACCGACTTCCGGTCCTGCCTCTTCCCGGCCGCCCGACGGCTGTTCGAACTGGCCGACTCGGTGGCCCGGATCCAGGTCGAGGTGCTCTGCTGGTGCGGCCGGGAGGGTCTGCTCAACGCCCGGGTCGCGGGCGGGCGGATCGTCCGCGAGGGCGAGCAGGTGGTGATCGGCGACACCGTCGACGACGCCGACGTGCGATACCAGGTGCTGTGCCGCCGCCACCACCGCAACGGCGACCTCGGTCCACGCGCCACCGCCTGCGCCGACTCCTGA
- a CDS encoding OsmC family protein, with amino-acid sequence MPHQHTYRTTVTWTGNLGTGTSGYRAYRRDHDVTADGPPPIAGSSDPTFRGDRTRWNPEQLLLAALSQCHMLAYLHLCADNGIVVTDYVDTATGSMTTDNATGSGHFTEAVLRPRVTLADPADTDTATALHDHAHRVCFIANSVNFPVRHEPSTVTA; translated from the coding sequence ATGCCACACCAGCACACCTACCGCACCACCGTCACCTGGACTGGCAACCTCGGCACCGGCACCAGCGGCTACCGCGCCTACCGACGCGACCACGACGTCACCGCCGACGGCCCGCCCCCGATCGCCGGCAGCTCCGACCCGACCTTCCGTGGCGACCGCACCCGGTGGAACCCCGAGCAGCTCCTGCTGGCCGCGCTGTCCCAGTGTCACATGCTGGCCTACCTGCACCTATGCGCCGACAACGGCATCGTCGTCACCGACTACGTCGACACCGCAACCGGCAGCATGACCACCGACAACGCCACGGGCAGCGGCCACTTCACCGAGGCCGTCCTGCGTCCCCGGGTCACCCTCGCCGACCCCGCCGACACCGACACCGCGACCGCACTGCACGACCACGCGCACCGGGTCTGTTTCATCGCCAACTCGGTGAACTTCCCGGTCCGGCACGAGCCGAGCACCGTCACCGCCTGA
- a CDS encoding glycerophosphodiester phosphodiesterase produces the protein MPSGHPYLDAPTPLAFAHRGGAGDGDENTTAAFARAVELGYRYVETDVHGTADGVAVVFHDHTLERLTGQRGRLSALRWADLATVRVGGAAAVPRLDEVLDAWPQVRFNIDVKSDLGVAPTVSTVARAGAGDRVLLASFSDARLTRLRALTHGRVATSLGVRGVARLRWSSLTGRPLRLPPSVVAAQVPVRFGRIPVVDRRLLRTAHRLGVQVHVWTIDEPDEMHELLDLGVDGIMTDHVGVLRDVYRSRGHWAA, from the coding sequence GTGCCCTCCGGTCACCCGTACCTCGACGCCCCGACGCCGCTGGCCTTCGCGCACCGGGGCGGTGCCGGCGACGGCGACGAGAACACCACGGCCGCCTTCGCCCGCGCCGTCGAGCTGGGCTACCGGTACGTGGAGACCGACGTGCACGGCACCGCCGACGGCGTCGCGGTGGTGTTCCACGACCACACCCTCGAACGGCTCACCGGGCAGCGCGGCCGGCTCTCCGCGCTGCGCTGGGCCGACCTGGCCACGGTACGCGTCGGCGGGGCCGCCGCCGTGCCCCGCCTGGACGAGGTGCTCGACGCCTGGCCGCAGGTGCGCTTCAACATCGACGTGAAGTCCGACCTGGGCGTGGCGCCGACGGTGTCCACCGTGGCGCGGGCCGGCGCCGGTGACCGGGTGCTGCTGGCCTCGTTCAGCGACGCCCGGCTGACCCGGCTGCGCGCCCTCACCCACGGTCGGGTCGCCACCAGCCTCGGCGTACGCGGAGTGGCCCGGCTGCGCTGGTCCTCGCTGACCGGTCGGCCGCTGCGGCTACCGCCGTCGGTGGTGGCCGCCCAGGTGCCGGTGCGCTTCGGCCGGATCCCGGTGGTGGACCGCCGCCTGCTGCGCACCGCCCATCGACTCGGCGTGCAGGTGCACGTCTGGACGATCGACGAACCTGACGAGATGCACGAGTTACTTGATCTCGGTGTGGATGGCATCATGACCGACCACGTCGGCGTGCTGCGCGACGTCTACCGCAGCCGCGGCCACTGGGCCGCCTGA
- a CDS encoding peroxiredoxin — MAGVSVGELVEDFALPDETGRLRRLSEFLADGPVVLFFYPAAMTRGCTAQSCHFRDLAAEFAAVGAQRVGISRDPVQRQAEFSRRNDLDFPLLSDPDGAVADRFGVRRRLPLGALSTRRMTFVIGTDRRVVEVVHSELDMNQHADRALKALGG, encoded by the coding sequence ATGGCGGGTGTGAGTGTCGGGGAACTGGTCGAGGACTTCGCGCTGCCGGACGAGACCGGCCGCCTCCGACGGCTGTCGGAGTTCCTGGCGGACGGGCCGGTGGTGCTGTTCTTCTACCCGGCCGCGATGACGCGCGGCTGCACCGCGCAGAGCTGCCACTTCCGTGACCTGGCGGCGGAGTTCGCCGCGGTGGGCGCGCAACGGGTGGGCATCAGCCGGGACCCGGTGCAGCGGCAGGCCGAGTTCTCCCGCCGCAACGATCTCGACTTTCCCCTGCTGTCCGACCCCGACGGCGCGGTGGCGGACCGGTTCGGGGTACGACGGCGGCTGCCGTTGGGCGCGTTGAGCACCCGACGGATGACCTTCGTGATCGGCACCGATCGACGTGTCGTCGAGGTGGTGCACAGTGAACTGGACATGAACCAGCACGCGGACCGGGCGCTGAAGGCGTTGGGGGGCTGA
- the cydB gene encoding cytochrome d ubiquinol oxidase subunit II has translation MELTTIWFLLVAVLFTGYFILEGFDFGVGMLLPVLGRDDRERRVMINTIGPVWDGNEVWLITAGGAMFAAFPEWYATLFSGFYLPLLLILLALIARGVAFEYRHKRPEASWKRRWDNAIVFGSLIPAILWGVAFANILRGVPLDADHEFVGGLVDLLHPYALLGGATTAALFATHGAVFIALKTVGDIRGRAATLAVRLGVVSAVLAVAFLTWTLTIRSSPTAVVLATGAALALLGGLAAARVRREGWAFTGTALAIGLAVATLFAALFPIVMPSTLDPAGTLTATNAASTPYTLRIMTWVAVFFTPIVLAYQGWTYWVFRKRIGVTHIPQH, from the coding sequence GTGGAACTGACCACCATCTGGTTTCTCCTCGTCGCCGTGCTGTTCACCGGCTACTTCATCCTGGAGGGCTTCGACTTCGGCGTCGGCATGCTGCTACCCGTCCTGGGACGCGACGACCGCGAACGCCGCGTCATGATCAACACGATCGGGCCGGTCTGGGACGGCAACGAGGTCTGGCTGATCACCGCCGGTGGCGCGATGTTCGCCGCCTTCCCCGAGTGGTACGCCACCCTCTTCTCCGGTTTCTATCTGCCGCTGCTGCTCATCCTGCTGGCCCTGATCGCCCGGGGCGTCGCCTTCGAGTACCGCCACAAACGCCCCGAGGCGTCCTGGAAGCGCCGCTGGGACAACGCCATCGTCTTCGGCTCGCTCATCCCGGCGATCCTGTGGGGCGTGGCCTTCGCCAACATCCTGCGCGGCGTACCCCTCGACGCCGACCACGAGTTCGTCGGCGGACTGGTCGACCTGCTGCACCCGTACGCGCTGCTCGGCGGCGCGACCACCGCGGCGCTGTTCGCCACCCACGGCGCCGTCTTCATCGCCCTCAAGACCGTCGGCGACATCCGGGGCCGTGCCGCCACCCTCGCCGTACGCCTCGGCGTGGTCAGCGCCGTGCTGGCGGTCGCGTTCCTCACCTGGACCCTGACCATCCGCTCCAGCCCCACCGCCGTGGTGCTCGCCACCGGCGCCGCCCTGGCGCTGCTCGGCGGTCTCGCCGCCGCCCGCGTCCGTCGTGAGGGCTGGGCCTTCACCGGCACCGCGCTGGCCATCGGCCTGGCCGTGGCGACCCTGTTCGCCGCCCTGTTCCCCATCGTGATGCCCTCCACGCTGGACCCGGCCGGCACGCTGACCGCCACCAACGCCGCCTCGACCCCCTACACGCTGAGGATCATGACCTGGGTGGCGGTGTTCTTCACCCCGATCGTGCTCGCCTACCAGGGCTGGACGTACTGGGTCTTCCGCAAGCGCATCGGCGTCACGCACATCCCGCAGCACTGA
- a CDS encoding lysophospholipid acyltransferase family protein, whose translation MDHAHSPWQPPLIWRTAQLLARVVVGALARLEVTGAIPAHLRDGPLILAANHLSPFDPIVLAAACRSRRVAPRIMATGGLFRAPVIGAAMRRAGHIRVDRGTTGVHRALDDAAAAVAAGAPILVYPEGRIGLDPGLWPERGKTGTARLALTCGAPVVPVAQWGSHEVLPYQAPKGLLGGVARALVRRPTVRVHFGDPVDLTDLRPGTPGVARLATDRIIDALTDTLVPLRRDEPDRPRHVDPGRPVDTSRSHRRRPAPG comes from the coding sequence GTGGACCACGCCCACTCCCCCTGGCAGCCGCCACTGATCTGGCGTACCGCCCAGTTGCTCGCCCGCGTCGTGGTCGGCGCGCTGGCCCGGCTGGAGGTCACCGGCGCCATCCCCGCGCACCTGCGCGACGGGCCGCTGATCCTGGCCGCCAACCACCTCAGCCCGTTCGACCCGATCGTGCTCGCCGCCGCCTGCCGCAGCCGGCGGGTGGCGCCCCGGATCATGGCCACCGGGGGGCTGTTCCGCGCCCCGGTGATCGGCGCCGCCATGCGCCGCGCCGGGCACATCCGGGTCGACCGGGGCACCACCGGCGTCCACCGGGCCCTGGACGACGCCGCCGCCGCGGTCGCCGCAGGCGCGCCGATCCTGGTCTACCCAGAGGGACGGATCGGCCTCGACCCGGGCCTGTGGCCCGAACGCGGCAAGACCGGCACCGCCCGTCTGGCGCTGACCTGCGGCGCGCCCGTCGTGCCGGTGGCGCAGTGGGGCTCGCACGAGGTGCTGCCGTACCAGGCGCCCAAGGGTCTGCTCGGCGGCGTCGCCCGCGCGCTGGTCCGCCGTCCCACCGTCCGGGTGCACTTCGGCGACCCGGTCGACCTGACCGACCTGCGTCCGGGTACGCCCGGCGTCGCCCGCCTGGCCACCGACCGGATCATCGACGCCCTCACCGACACCCTCGTGCCGCTGCGCCGGGACGAACCCGACCGGCCCCGGCACGTCGACCCGGGCCGCCCGGTGGACACCAGCCGCTCCCACCGACGCCGCCCCGCCCCCGGCTGA
- a CDS encoding cytochrome ubiquinol oxidase subunit I, translating into MDALDVARWQFGVTTVYHFLFVPLTIGLSVLVAILQTLWHRTGDEKYLKLTKFYGKLFLINFAMGVVTGIVQEFQFGMNWSDYSRFVGDIFGAPLAIEALVAFFLESTFIGLWIFGWDRLPKRLHLASIWAAAIGTNLSAYFILAANSFMQNPVGYWINPETGRAELTDFVAVLTNKVALITFPHTIAGAFLVAGSLLVAVALWHLIRRPDSEDTPAYRFAARFGSWVTLVAAAVVVITGDIQGKIMTEVQPMKMAAAEGLYDTESPASFSVLTIGSLDGSRELFAIKIPHLLSYLGTGDPNGTVHGINDLQALYTAQYGPGSYTPIIPVTYWSFRFMIGFGLAAAAIALLVLWSQRRGRTPRGRWLLRAGLVMPVLPLLANSFGWIFTEMGRQPWIVFGEMLTRDGVSRSVSLGEVLTSFAAFTIIYAVLAVVEVKLLIRYAKAGVPDVTPDPEPDDTDDDADRPLAFAY; encoded by the coding sequence GTGGACGCGTTGGACGTCGCCCGCTGGCAGTTCGGTGTCACCACCGTCTACCACTTTCTCTTCGTACCGCTGACCATCGGACTCTCCGTCCTGGTCGCCATCCTGCAGACCCTCTGGCACCGCACCGGGGACGAGAAGTACCTCAAGCTCACCAAGTTCTACGGCAAGCTGTTCCTGATCAACTTCGCGATGGGCGTGGTCACCGGCATCGTGCAGGAGTTCCAGTTCGGCATGAACTGGAGCGACTACTCCCGCTTCGTCGGCGACATCTTCGGCGCCCCGCTCGCCATCGAGGCACTGGTCGCCTTCTTCCTCGAATCCACCTTCATCGGCCTGTGGATCTTCGGCTGGGACCGGCTGCCGAAACGCCTGCACCTGGCCAGCATCTGGGCCGCCGCGATCGGCACCAACCTGTCGGCGTACTTCATCCTCGCCGCCAACTCGTTCATGCAGAACCCGGTCGGCTACTGGATCAACCCGGAGACCGGGCGCGCCGAACTGACCGACTTCGTCGCCGTGCTCACCAACAAGGTCGCCCTGATCACCTTCCCGCACACCATCGCCGGTGCATTCCTGGTCGCCGGATCGCTGCTGGTGGCGGTCGCCCTGTGGCACCTGATCCGCCGCCCCGACAGCGAGGACACCCCGGCGTACCGGTTCGCGGCCCGCTTCGGCTCCTGGGTCACCCTGGTCGCCGCCGCCGTCGTGGTGATCACCGGCGACATCCAGGGCAAGATCATGACCGAGGTGCAGCCGATGAAGATGGCCGCCGCCGAGGGCCTCTACGACACCGAGAGCCCCGCCTCGTTCTCCGTGCTCACCATCGGCAGCCTCGACGGCAGCCGGGAACTGTTCGCCATCAAGATCCCGCACCTGCTGTCGTACCTGGGCACCGGCGACCCCAACGGCACCGTGCACGGCATCAACGACCTCCAGGCTCTCTACACCGCCCAGTACGGCCCCGGCAGCTACACGCCGATCATCCCGGTCACCTACTGGAGCTTCCGATTCATGATCGGCTTCGGGCTCGCCGCCGCCGCCATCGCGCTGCTCGTGCTCTGGTCGCAGCGCAGGGGGCGTACGCCGCGCGGCAGGTGGCTGCTCCGCGCCGGCCTGGTCATGCCGGTCCTGCCGCTGCTGGCCAACTCCTTCGGCTGGATCTTCACCGAGATGGGCCGCCAGCCCTGGATCGTCTTCGGCGAGATGCTCACCCGCGACGGCGTGTCCCGCAGCGTCTCCCTGGGTGAGGTGCTCACCAGCTTCGCCGCCTTCACGATCATCTACGCCGTCCTCGCCGTGGTCGAGGTGAAACTGCTGATCCGGTACGCGAAGGCCGGCGTCCCCGACGTCACGCCCGACCCGGAACCCGACGACACCGACGACGACGCGGACCGCCCGCTCGCGTTCGCCTACTGA
- a CDS encoding MFS transporter, giving the protein MAETATPAAQDDTPQPASTRRERTGWYIYDWANSAFQTTVITVFLGPFLTSVAKMAAGCELGADDCSGYVYPLGIKVAAGSYYPYLISLSVLLTVFVLPVIGAIADRSLHKKRLLAATAFTGAGATIGMLFVTGDRYLLGGALFMIANISFGAAIVVYNSFLPQLGGPDERDGISSRGWALGYLGGGLLLAFNLVAVQSFDNGTPERTLDLARWSIVSAGVWWAVFTLVPLRWLRERPTAAAVAAGPGGNVLTDGFRQLGRTLREIKAYPLTLFFLLAFLVYNDGIQTVITLASQYGTEELRLDQSTLIVTILLVQFLAFGGALGLGWLAGRIGAWKTILLSLVLWTAVILGAFRLPAEAPVPFMVLGAAIGLVLGGSQALSRSLFSQLIPAGKEGEYYGFYEISDKGTSWLGPLAFGLVFQLTNSYRVGLVSLLIFFVVGFLLLLAVPIRRAIVAAGNTPPRVL; this is encoded by the coding sequence ATGGCCGAGACGGCGACTCCTGCCGCGCAGGACGACACCCCGCAACCCGCCAGTACGCGTCGCGAGCGCACCGGCTGGTACATCTACGACTGGGCCAACTCGGCCTTTCAGACCACCGTCATCACGGTGTTCCTCGGGCCGTTCCTGACCAGCGTGGCCAAGATGGCCGCCGGGTGCGAACTCGGCGCCGACGACTGCAGCGGGTACGTCTACCCGCTGGGCATCAAGGTGGCCGCCGGCTCGTACTACCCGTACCTGATCTCGCTGTCGGTGCTGCTGACCGTCTTCGTGCTGCCGGTGATCGGCGCGATCGCCGACCGGTCGCTGCACAAGAAGCGGCTGCTGGCCGCCACCGCGTTCACCGGCGCCGGCGCGACCATCGGGATGCTCTTCGTCACCGGCGACCGGTACCTCCTCGGCGGCGCCCTGTTCATGATCGCCAACATCAGCTTCGGTGCGGCGATCGTGGTCTACAACTCGTTCCTGCCGCAGTTGGGCGGGCCGGACGAACGCGACGGCATCTCCAGTCGCGGCTGGGCGCTGGGCTACCTCGGCGGTGGCCTGCTGCTGGCGTTCAACCTGGTCGCGGTGCAGTCGTTCGACAACGGCACCCCGGAACGCACCCTCGACCTGGCCCGCTGGTCCATCGTGTCGGCGGGCGTGTGGTGGGCGGTGTTCACCCTGGTGCCGCTGCGCTGGCTGCGCGAGCGTCCCACCGCCGCCGCGGTCGCCGCCGGTCCCGGCGGCAACGTGCTCACCGACGGCTTCCGGCAACTGGGCCGCACCCTGCGGGAGATCAAGGCGTACCCGCTGACGCTGTTCTTCCTGCTGGCGTTCCTGGTCTACAACGACGGCATCCAGACCGTCATCACCCTGGCCAGCCAGTACGGCACCGAGGAACTGCGGCTGGACCAGAGCACCCTGATCGTGACGATCCTGCTGGTGCAGTTCCTGGCGTTCGGGGGCGCGCTCGGCCTCGGCTGGCTGGCCGGGCGGATCGGCGCGTGGAAGACGATCCTGCTGAGCCTGGTGCTGTGGACCGCGGTGATCCTCGGCGCGTTCCGGCTGCCGGCCGAGGCACCGGTGCCGTTCATGGTGCTCGGCGCCGCCATCGGCCTGGTCCTCGGCGGCAGCCAGGCGCTGAGCCGATCGCTGTTCAGCCAGCTCATCCCCGCCGGCAAGGAGGGCGAGTACTACGGCTTCTACGAGATCAGCGACAAGGGCACCAGTTGGTTGGGGCCGCTCGCGTTCGGTCTGGTGTTCCAGCTCACCAACTCCTACCGGGTGGGCCTGGTCTCCTTGCTGATCTTCTTCGTGGTCGGGTTCCTGCTGCTGCTGGCGGTGCCGATCCGGCGGGCGATCGTGGCCGCCGGCAACACGCCGCCACGGGTGCTGTGA